A region from the Geobacter benzoatilyticus genome encodes:
- a CDS encoding chemotaxis protein CheB: MKKQSPSKPSEKEPATAPAQNSLSDQAPPLPIVGIGASAGGLEALEQFLRHVPQGCGMAFIIVQHLDPTHKGILPELLQRTTGMAVFQARDRMRVKPDCIYVIPPNKDMSILHGVLHLFEPTAPRGLRLPIDFFLRSLAEDQQERSIGVILSGMGSDGTMGLRAIKENAGVVLVQEPSSARFDSMPRSAIDAGLADLVAPAEELPPKIIEYLRHARVLTRAERPLEEKDQSALEKVLILLRAKTGHDFSLYKKTTMYRRIERRMGIHQIDRIAAYVRYLQDNSQEVELLFNELLIGVTSFFRDPAAWEQLKGEFIPALLAERPAGGVLRAWSAGCSTGEEAYSLAIAFKEVLEQLKPTESFKLQIFATDLDRDAIDKARQGVYPANIAADVSAERLRRYFIQEGTGYRIGKEIREMVTFATQNVIMDPPFTKLDILICRNLLIYLTPELQKKLLPLFHYSLNPGGILFLGSAETVSTFTNLFAPLNTKSRLFRRRESVLPAEPLAFPSSFVPALPGVPKELTMMKPAANLQTLADQLLLQHFSPPAVLVNDKGDILYISGRTGKYLEPAAGKANWNIFAMAREGLRFDLGSAFQKAVRHKEEITLKGLKVGENGGTQTVDVTVRAIEEPEALRGMVMIVFTEVAAPPEKKATGRARNSPAGSARVLELEQELRQVREELQTTREEMQSSQEELKSTNEELQSTNEELQSTNEELTTSREEMQSLNEELQTVNAEQQSKMDELARMNNDMRNLLNSTEIVTVFLDNDLHVRRFTTGANKLFKLIPGDVGRPLSDISSDLLYPGMIEEAREVLRTLVFSEKQVAATDGRWFSVRIMPYRTMEDIIGGVVITFADITVTKTLEAELRKEISRLKADG; the protein is encoded by the coding sequence ATGAAAAAACAATCCCCATCAAAGCCCTCTGAGAAAGAACCCGCCACGGCTCCAGCACAAAACTCGCTGTCAGATCAAGCCCCCCCCCTCCCCATTGTCGGCATAGGCGCCTCCGCCGGCGGGCTGGAAGCGCTGGAACAGTTCCTGCGGCACGTGCCGCAAGGATGCGGCATGGCCTTTATCATAGTCCAGCACCTGGACCCGACCCACAAGGGGATCCTGCCCGAACTGCTCCAGCGCACCACCGGAATGGCGGTCTTTCAGGCCAGGGACCGGATGCGGGTCAAGCCGGACTGCATCTATGTGATCCCCCCCAACAAGGACATGTCCATTCTCCACGGGGTGCTGCACCTGTTCGAACCGACGGCGCCCCGCGGCCTGCGCCTTCCTATCGATTTCTTCCTCCGTTCCCTGGCCGAAGACCAGCAGGAGCGCAGCATCGGCGTCATCCTTTCCGGCATGGGCTCAGACGGCACCATGGGACTGCGGGCGATCAAGGAAAACGCGGGAGTGGTGCTGGTGCAGGAGCCTTCATCGGCAAGGTTCGACAGCATGCCCCGCAGCGCCATCGATGCCGGACTGGCCGACCTGGTGGCCCCGGCGGAGGAACTGCCGCCCAAGATCATCGAGTATCTCCGGCACGCCCGCGTCCTCACCAGGGCTGAACGCCCCCTGGAGGAGAAGGACCAGAGCGCCCTGGAGAAAGTCCTCATCCTGTTGCGGGCCAAGACTGGCCACGACTTCTCGCTGTACAAGAAGACCACCATGTACCGACGGATCGAGCGGCGCATGGGGATTCACCAGATCGACCGGATCGCCGCCTACGTACGCTACTTGCAGGATAATTCCCAGGAGGTGGAACTCCTCTTCAATGAACTTTTGATCGGTGTGACCAGCTTTTTCCGCGACCCGGCGGCATGGGAACAGCTGAAGGGAGAGTTTATTCCGGCACTCCTGGCGGAACGACCGGCCGGCGGGGTGCTGCGGGCCTGGTCGGCCGGCTGCTCCACCGGGGAGGAGGCATATTCGCTGGCCATCGCCTTCAAGGAGGTGCTGGAACAGCTCAAGCCCACGGAGAGTTTCAAGTTGCAGATCTTTGCCACCGACCTGGACCGGGACGCCATCGACAAGGCCCGTCAGGGGGTCTATCCGGCCAACATTGCCGCTGACGTTTCTGCCGAGCGCCTCCGCCGGTATTTTATCCAGGAAGGGACCGGCTACCGGATCGGCAAGGAGATCCGGGAGATGGTGACCTTCGCCACCCAGAACGTCATCATGGACCCCCCCTTTACCAAACTGGATATCCTCATCTGCCGTAACCTTCTGATCTATCTGACGCCGGAACTGCAGAAAAAGCTCCTGCCGCTCTTCCACTACAGTCTGAACCCGGGCGGCATCCTGTTTCTGGGGAGCGCCGAGACCGTCAGCACCTTTACCAATCTCTTCGCGCCGCTGAACACCAAGTCGAGACTCTTCCGGCGCCGCGAATCGGTGCTGCCGGCCGAACCGCTGGCGTTTCCCTCTTCGTTTGTACCGGCCCTGCCGGGAGTTCCCAAGGAGTTGACGATGATGAAACCTGCGGCCAACCTCCAGACGCTGGCGGACCAGCTGCTCCTGCAGCACTTTTCCCCGCCCGCCGTGCTGGTCAATGACAAGGGTGACATCCTCTACATCAGCGGGCGGACGGGCAAATATCTTGAGCCGGCGGCCGGCAAGGCCAACTGGAATATTTTCGCCATGGCCCGCGAAGGGCTCCGCTTCGATCTGGGAAGCGCCTTCCAGAAGGCGGTCCGGCACAAGGAGGAGATAACCCTCAAGGGGCTCAAAGTCGGGGAGAACGGCGGCACGCAGACCGTTGATGTAACGGTCCGGGCGATCGAAGAGCCGGAGGCGCTGCGGGGGATGGTGATGATCGTCTTTACTGAAGTGGCAGCGCCCCCGGAAAAGAAAGCAACCGGCCGCGCCAGGAACTCTCCGGCAGGCAGCGCCCGAGTGCTCGAACTGGAGCAGGAACTCCGGCAGGTGCGCGAAGAACTGCAGACGACCCGCGAGGAGATGCAGTCCTCCCAGGAGGAGCTCAAATCCACCAACGAGGAGCTGCAGTCCACCAACGAAGAGTTGCAGTCCACCAACGAGGAGCTGACCACCTCCCGGGAAGAGATGCAATCCCTGAATGAAGAGCTGCAGACGGTGAACGCCGAGCAGCAGTCCAAGATGGATGAGCTTGCGCGCATGAACAACGACATGCGAAACCTGCTCAACAGCACGGAGATAGTTACCGTGTTCCTGGACAACGACCTCCATGTCCGGCGGTTCACCACCGGGGCGAACAAACTCTTCAAGCTGATCCCGGGTGATGTGGGGCGGCCTCTCAGCGACATCTCCAGCGACCTGCTCTATCCCGGCATGATCGAAGAGGCCCGAGAGGTGCTGCGGACGCTGGTCTTTTCGGAGAAGCAGGTCGCCGCCACCGACGGGCGCTGGTTCTCGGTGCGCATCATGCCCTACCGCACCATGGAGGATATCATCGGCGGAGTGGTGATCACCTTTGCGGACATCACCGTGACCAAGACGCTGGAGGCGGAACTGCGCAAGGAGATTTCACGGCTGAAAGCTGATGGCTGA
- a CDS encoding BON domain-containing protein — protein sequence MERLRRILKVLVCIGLITSFLGCASTHKQESTGQYIDDSVITTKVKAAIFSEPTLKTLQINVETFKGVVQLSGFVNSSQSANKAGEIARNINGVVSVNNDLVVK from the coding sequence ATGGAAAGACTGCGCCGCATTTTGAAAGTACTGGTCTGCATCGGGCTGATAACCTCATTCCTCGGGTGCGCATCCACGCACAAACAGGAAAGCACCGGCCAGTATATCGATGACTCCGTCATCACCACCAAGGTAAAAGCCGCAATTTTTAGCGAGCCGACATTGAAAACCTTGCAGATCAATGTCGAGACGTTCAAAGGGGTAGTTCAGTTAAGCGGTTTTGTTAATTCATCGCAGAGCGCTAATAAGGCAGGAGAGATTGCCCGCAACATTAATGGTGTCGTATCGGTGAACAACGACCTGGTCGTAAAATAG
- a CDS encoding sigma-54 interaction domain-containing protein, whose translation MVAAMGIDNDKRLSTDTANLRHRAEERLSENRAKRTPPRTVEETKRLVHELEVNQIELEMQNEELRRAREELEVSRNKYAELYDFAPVGYFTFDANGAIREVNLAGAQLLGIERRLLVNKPFADFIADAGDREIFSNHLALALQRQVMMRCEIRFTRNDSTVINGQLQSVAVRNEGTDGYILTSIVDGTVRRQLEEALQNAHDKLELAVHERTGELTRANVQLSREIEEHKETEESLQGAFAEISQLKDRLRAENIYLRQEVAREYDFCEIIGQSNAIEYVFFRVEQVAPQDATVLLLGETGTGKGMIARAIHGRSSRKDRPMITVNCTALPANLIESELFGREKGAFTGADARQMGRFELADGGTIFLDEIGEMPLELQSKLLRVIQDGEFERLGSPRTIKVDVRIIAASNRNLEEEIRAGRFREDLFYRLNVFPITIPPLRQRKEDILLLVTYFVAKYNKKIGKKIETVSKETMNALQEYHWPGNVRELESVTERAVITSQGATLQVLDRFDTFRNAGEPAEQDVKVLADLEQEHILQVLQKTGWRIEGKNGAAVLLGLNPSTLRARMRKYGIRRH comes from the coding sequence ATGGTGGCAGCAATGGGAATCGACAACGACAAGAGATTGTCAACGGATACCGCCAACCTGCGCCACCGTGCCGAAGAGCGTTTGAGTGAGAACAGGGCGAAGCGCACCCCGCCCCGGACCGTAGAAGAGACAAAGAGGCTTGTCCATGAGCTTGAAGTCAACCAGATCGAGTTGGAAATGCAGAATGAAGAGCTGCGCCGAGCCCGGGAGGAGCTTGAAGTATCGCGGAACAAGTATGCCGAACTCTATGACTTTGCACCTGTCGGCTATTTCACCTTTGATGCCAACGGAGCGATACGGGAGGTAAATCTTGCCGGCGCGCAACTGCTGGGAATAGAGCGGCGACTGCTGGTCAACAAACCCTTTGCCGATTTTATTGCCGATGCAGGCGACCGGGAGATTTTTTCCAACCATCTCGCATTGGCTTTGCAGCGGCAGGTCATGATGAGATGTGAAATCCGTTTCACGAGAAACGACAGCACGGTGATCAATGGCCAACTTCAGAGCGTAGCGGTCAGAAACGAAGGCACGGACGGATATATCCTCACCTCCATCGTTGACGGCACGGTCCGCAGGCAACTGGAAGAGGCGCTGCAAAATGCCCATGACAAGCTGGAGCTGGCGGTACATGAACGTACCGGAGAGCTGACCAGGGCCAATGTGCAACTCTCGCGGGAAATAGAGGAGCACAAGGAGACGGAAGAGTCTCTTCAGGGTGCGTTTGCGGAAATCAGTCAGTTGAAAGACCGGCTCAGGGCCGAGAATATCTATCTGCGACAGGAGGTTGCCCGGGAGTACGATTTCTGTGAGATCATCGGGCAAAGCAATGCCATTGAGTATGTATTCTTCCGGGTCGAGCAGGTGGCCCCCCAAGATGCGACCGTTCTCCTCCTTGGCGAGACCGGCACCGGCAAAGGAATGATCGCACGGGCCATCCACGGCAGGAGTTCACGCAAGGACCGGCCGATGATAACGGTCAACTGCACGGCCCTGCCGGCAAACCTCATCGAAAGCGAGCTCTTCGGACGGGAAAAGGGTGCATTCACCGGGGCTGATGCCCGGCAGATGGGGCGTTTCGAGTTAGCCGACGGCGGAACCATATTTCTCGACGAAATCGGCGAGATGCCGCTGGAGCTGCAGAGCAAGCTGCTGCGGGTCATCCAGGACGGCGAGTTTGAGCGACTGGGCAGCCCCCGCACCATCAAGGTAGATGTCCGAATCATCGCAGCCAGTAACCGGAACCTGGAAGAAGAGATCCGCGCAGGGAGGTTCCGGGAAGACCTCTTCTACCGGCTCAATGTTTTCCCCATCACGATCCCGCCACTGCGGCAGCGCAAGGAAGACATCCTGCTGCTCGTCACGTATTTTGTCGCTAAATACAACAAGAAAATAGGCAAGAAGATAGAGACCGTTTCGAAAGAGACCATGAACGCCCTCCAGGAATACCACTGGCCCGGCAACGTGCGGGAGCTGGAAAGCGTCACCGAGCGGGCGGTCATCACAAGCCAGGGGGCTACACTCCAGGTACTGGACCGGTTCGATACGTTCCGCAACGCAGGGGAACCGGCAGAACAGGACGTCAAAGTCCTCGCCGACCTGGAGCAGGAACACATCCTTCAGGTGCTCCAGAAAACCGGCTGGCGCATCGAGGGGAAAAACGGTGCAGCGGTTCTCCTTGGTCTCAACCCCAGTACACTGCGTGCCCGTATGCGGAAATACGGCATCCGCCGCCACTAA
- a CDS encoding alpha/beta fold hydrolase: MNYIAVGKENSTSIKLYYKDWGSGQPVVFSHGWPLSADAWEDQMLFLGARGYRCIAHDRRGHGRSSQPWHGNDMDTYADDLATLVEALDLKNAIHVGHSTGGGEVARYIGRHGTKRVAKAVLIGSVTPLMLKTAANPGGLPIEVFDGIRAGVLADRSQFFKDLTTPFYGANRPNAKVSQGLRDSFWLQGMQAGFKGVFDCVKAFSETDFTKDLEKMDVPTLILHGDDDQIVPIGASALLSAKLIKGATLKIYPGAHHGLCSTLKDQVNEDLLAFIKG; the protein is encoded by the coding sequence ATGAATTACATCGCTGTCGGCAAAGAAAACTCGACCAGCATCAAGCTCTACTATAAGGACTGGGGGAGCGGGCAGCCAGTAGTCTTCAGCCATGGCTGGCCGCTCTCTGCGGACGCCTGGGAAGACCAGATGCTGTTTCTGGGTGCCCGCGGCTATCGCTGCATTGCCCATGACCGCCGCGGCCATGGCCGATCGAGCCAGCCCTGGCATGGCAACGACATGGACACCTACGCCGACGACCTGGCAACACTCGTCGAAGCGCTGGACCTGAAGAACGCGATCCATGTGGGCCACTCCACGGGGGGCGGCGAAGTCGCCCGCTATATCGGCCGCCACGGCACGAAACGCGTAGCCAAGGCGGTTTTGATCGGTTCGGTGACGCCACTCATGCTGAAGACGGCCGCCAATCCCGGCGGCCTGCCGATAGAGGTCTTCGACGGGATCCGCGCCGGCGTCCTCGCCGATCGCTCGCAGTTCTTCAAGGACCTCACCACGCCATTCTACGGCGCCAACAGGCCGAACGCCAAGGTCTCCCAGGGCCTGCGGGATTCGTTCTGGCTCCAGGGGATGCAGGCCGGCTTCAAAGGGGTCTTCGATTGTGTCAAGGCCTTCTCCGAAACGGATTTCACGAAGGATCTCGAGAAAATGGACGTGCCGACCCTGATCCTTCACGGCGACGACGACCAGATCGTACCCATCGGCGCCTCGGCGCTGCTATCGGCAAAGCTCATCAAAGGCGCGACCCTGAAGATCTATCCAGGGGCACACCACGGCCTGTGCTCGACCCTCAAGGACCAGGTCAACGAGGATCTGCTTGCGTTCATCAAGGGGTAG
- a CDS encoding DUF302 domain-containing protein, translating to MLCRAQTLKGYTLDSLDGAIGKVKEFYFDDQYWTIRYLVADTGNWLKERQVLISPYAMVAVNEEKQTIEINLTRKQIEDSPPLDSDKPVSRQFEDAYYGFYGWPMYWGGPNMWGAYPFIVYDPEKWREAVRSEKTWDPFLRSSHDVTGYHIQAADGGIGHVDDFIIDDETWAIRYLVIDTRNWWPGKKVLISPKWIERVSWIESKVFVNLPSEAIKQSPEYTDETLLTGDYETSLHIHYNRRAYWVDDPGGKEQATTMLIKLSTGKTVSEAAAALQAAVLANNFGVMQVHNLKETMAKKGVELARECLIIEVCQPHQAKTVLDQNIGISTALPCRISIYEEGGKTILATLKPTTLLAMFNAPQLAEVAQEVEDTIVKIMKEAAAV from the coding sequence ATGCTATGCAGAGCACAAACACTCAAGGGATACACCCTGGACAGCCTCGACGGGGCAATCGGAAAAGTCAAAGAATTTTACTTCGATGACCAGTACTGGACGATTCGCTATCTGGTGGCCGACACTGGAAACTGGCTTAAGGAGAGACAGGTATTGATCTCCCCGTATGCGATGGTCGCCGTGAACGAGGAAAAACAAACCATCGAAATCAATCTGACCAGGAAACAGATAGAGGACAGCCCTCCCCTGGACAGTGACAAGCCGGTCTCGCGACAATTCGAAGATGCCTACTACGGGTTTTATGGATGGCCGATGTATTGGGGCGGCCCAAACATGTGGGGTGCTTATCCCTTCATTGTGTATGATCCTGAAAAATGGAGGGAAGCCGTCCGAAGCGAGAAAACCTGGGATCCCTTTTTGCGCAGCAGTCACGATGTGACAGGCTATCACATCCAGGCCGCGGACGGCGGAATTGGCCATGTGGATGATTTTATCATCGATGACGAGACTTGGGCGATTCGTTATCTCGTTATCGATACTCGGAACTGGTGGCCAGGCAAAAAGGTACTGATTTCACCCAAATGGATCGAACGCGTGAGCTGGATCGAGTCGAAAGTCTTCGTCAATCTACCCAGCGAGGCCATCAAGCAGTCACCGGAGTACACGGATGAGACTCTGTTGACAGGGGATTATGAGACCAGTCTTCACATACATTACAATCGCCGGGCATACTGGGTCGATGATCCCGGCGGGAAAGAGCAGGCGACAACCATGCTGATCAAACTATCTACCGGGAAAACCGTGAGTGAGGCTGCGGCTGCCTTGCAGGCTGCCGTTCTGGCCAATAATTTTGGCGTCATGCAGGTACACAACCTCAAAGAGACCATGGCGAAGAAGGGGGTGGAGCTCGCCCGTGAATGCCTGATAATCGAGGTGTGCCAGCCGCACCAGGCAAAGACGGTGCTCGACCAGAACATTGGCATCTCCACCGCACTGCCGTGCAGGATCTCCATTTACGAGGAGGGGGGGAAAACCATACTGGCGACCCTGAAGCCGACCACTCTCCTGGCGATGTTCAACGCGCCGCAGCTTGCTGAGGTGGCGCAGGAAGTGGAGGACACGATTGTAAAAATCATGAAGGAGGCTGCTGCGGTTTGA
- a CDS encoding sulfurtransferase, whose protein sequence is MNRIFWIRLATFGDDTLKEMEGKKMKTGEVIRYVVIVAILLLSLYWSLASATGKDYPNARFLATAEWLKAHQRDASLVIVDVRAGKDVAGKLIPGAISMPWELFQQDDTANNMGEVFVGIARAQQLLGEHGIARNDTVVLYDSVKRDGGATSSYLFWILDLLGHKKMKVLERGIDGWIAAGGKTISTPRKAVAVLYQAPAGEIKLRKWAKADYLLPRLDDPYYQILDVRSRAEYLGEKPNTALDGTALRLGHIPTAYNTDYTLNWTSPAYSGRIRPPFRRESGHRSDGKPAGIPI, encoded by the coding sequence TTGAATCGCATCTTTTGGATCCGGCTCGCAACCTTTGGAGACGATACGCTAAAGGAGATGGAGGGGAAAAAGATGAAAACGGGAGAAGTGATTCGTTATGTGGTGATTGTTGCGATTTTGCTGCTTAGCCTTTATTGGTCGCTGGCTTCAGCAACCGGTAAAGATTATCCCAACGCTCGTTTTCTGGCTACCGCGGAGTGGCTGAAGGCCCACCAGCGCGACGCGTCGCTTGTCATCGTCGACGTCCGGGCGGGCAAGGACGTTGCCGGGAAGTTGATCCCGGGCGCCATTAGCATGCCATGGGAGCTGTTTCAGCAGGACGATACCGCCAACAACATGGGCGAAGTCTTCGTGGGGATCGCGCGGGCACAGCAACTGCTCGGCGAGCACGGCATCGCCCGGAACGACACCGTAGTGCTTTACGATTCGGTGAAACGCGACGGGGGTGCCACCAGTTCCTACCTCTTCTGGATTCTCGACCTGCTGGGGCATAAGAAAATGAAGGTGCTGGAGCGCGGTATCGACGGCTGGATCGCTGCCGGTGGAAAGACTATCTCTACCCCCCGCAAGGCCGTGGCGGTTCTCTACCAGGCCCCGGCGGGCGAGATCAAACTACGTAAATGGGCGAAAGCCGACTACCTGCTGCCGCGGCTCGATGACCCCTATTATCAGATCCTGGATGTAAGGTCCCGAGCAGAATATCTGGGAGAAAAGCCTAATACCGCGCTGGACGGCACGGCACTCAGGCTGGGACATATCCCGACCGCATACAATACCGATTACACCCTCAACTGGACCTCCCCTGCGTATTCCGGACGAATCCGGCCACCATTCCGGCGGGAAAGCGGCCACCGTTCCGACGGGAAACCGGCCGGCATTCCGATTTGA
- the istA gene encoding IS21 family transposase — MRKIREILRLVWSCNQSRRDTSRTCGVGKSTVDDTINRAVAAGFSWPLPADLDDEALELRLYPPVVNPASRKLPQPDWRALHDELVKHKKLTLMLLWQEYKEGEPSGYQYSQFCELYRQWRKKLDRSMRQEHRAGEKFFVDYSGQTVPVVDATTGEVRDAQMFVGVMGGSNQTYADATWTQSLADWTGSHVRAFGFMDAVPHCIVPDNLLSAVTKTCRYEPDINPTYAALADHYGTAIVPARVRHPKDKAKVEGGVLIAQRFILAGLRNRTFFSLAEANAAIRERLLLLNNRPFRKLPGCRQSRFEEIDLPAMLPLPETPYEYAQWKKARVHIDYHVELEGHFYSVPHRLVKEQVDVRYTETIVECFYKGNRVASHPKSSVQGKHTTTPEHMPKAHREFAEWTPERIISWAAQTGTATAQVVETILSRKAYPEHGFRSCMGIISLAKRYTKERLEAACERAVTIKGVTYRSIKSILENNLDQKALPKQMELLPVAHENIRGTDYYNDERKLYADTTDHREAELDETDSHG, encoded by the coding sequence ATGCGAAAGATACGAGAGATACTCCGCCTTGTTTGGTCGTGTAACCAGAGCCGGCGTGATACATCCAGGACCTGCGGTGTCGGCAAGAGCACCGTGGATGACACCATCAACCGGGCAGTCGCCGCCGGTTTTTCCTGGCCTTTGCCTGCCGATCTCGATGATGAAGCCCTTGAACTGCGCCTCTATCCCCCCGTTGTCAACCCAGCCTCCCGCAAGCTGCCCCAACCCGACTGGCGGGCTCTGCACGATGAACTTGTCAAACATAAGAAGCTCACCCTCATGCTGTTGTGGCAGGAGTACAAGGAGGGCGAACCCTCCGGTTACCAGTACAGCCAGTTCTGCGAACTGTACCGGCAATGGAGAAAGAAGCTCGACCGCTCCATGCGCCAGGAGCACCGTGCCGGCGAGAAGTTCTTTGTCGACTACAGTGGCCAGACGGTACCGGTTGTGGACGCCACCACCGGCGAGGTCCGGGACGCCCAGATGTTCGTGGGTGTCATGGGCGGCAGCAACCAGACCTATGCCGATGCCACTTGGACCCAGTCACTTGCAGACTGGACCGGATCCCATGTGCGGGCGTTCGGTTTTATGGACGCCGTCCCGCATTGCATCGTTCCCGACAACTTGCTCTCCGCCGTCACCAAGACCTGCCGCTATGAACCCGATATAAACCCCACCTATGCGGCACTTGCCGATCATTACGGCACCGCCATCGTTCCTGCCCGTGTACGCCATCCCAAGGATAAGGCCAAGGTCGAAGGGGGCGTGCTGATTGCCCAGCGTTTCATCCTGGCAGGCCTGCGCAACCGGACCTTCTTCAGCCTGGCCGAAGCCAATGCCGCCATTCGTGAACGCCTTCTCCTTCTGAACAACCGCCCCTTCAGGAAGCTGCCCGGATGCCGACAGAGCCGGTTCGAGGAGATTGACCTTCCGGCCATGCTGCCTTTACCGGAAACACCCTATGAGTATGCCCAGTGGAAGAAGGCCCGGGTGCACATCGATTACCATGTCGAACTGGAAGGGCACTTCTACAGCGTCCCGCATCGCCTGGTGAAGGAACAGGTGGATGTGCGTTACACCGAGACGATCGTCGAGTGCTTCTACAAGGGAAACCGGGTTGCCTCCCATCCCAAGTCATCTGTCCAGGGCAAACACACCACCACACCGGAGCATATGCCCAAAGCCCACCGTGAGTTCGCCGAGTGGACACCGGAGCGGATCATCTCCTGGGCCGCCCAGACCGGAACAGCGACGGCACAGGTGGTGGAAACCATTCTGTCACGCAAGGCATATCCCGAGCACGGCTTCCGATCCTGCATGGGGATCATCTCGCTTGCGAAGCGCTATACCAAAGAACGTCTGGAGGCGGCCTGTGAACGGGCAGTCACCATTAAAGGCGTCACCTACAGAAGCATCAAGTCGATCCTAGAGAACAACCTGGATCAGAAGGCGCTACCCAAACAGATGGAACTACTTCCGGTTGCCCACGAGAACATCAGGGGCACGGATTACTACAACGACGAAAGGAAACTGTATGCTGACACAACCGACCATCGAGAAGCTGAACTCGATGAAACTGACAGCCATGGCTAG
- the istB gene encoding IS21-like element helper ATPase IstB — translation MLTQPTIEKLNSMKLTAMARAFADQMQCPDMAQLSFEERFGLIVDYQMTDLENRRMQNRLKNAKLRLSASIEDLDFRQGRGVDRSQVMSLAGNQWVKSHHNILVTGPTGAGKSYLACALAQKACRDGHSVLYQRVPRLLQEIAVSRLDGRYNKIIAPLTKCEVLILDDMLISPLTREEQRELLEIVEERYDRKATVITSQLPVRAWHDAMQDPTLADAILDRLVHNAYKLELRGESMRRKRSVLDQKTETVTE, via the coding sequence ATGCTGACACAACCGACCATCGAGAAGCTGAACTCGATGAAACTGACAGCCATGGCTAGGGCCTTTGCGGACCAGATGCAATGCCCGGACATGGCACAGCTCTCCTTTGAAGAGCGCTTCGGCCTGATCGTGGACTACCAGATGACCGATCTGGAAAACCGGCGGATGCAGAACCGACTCAAGAACGCCAAGCTCAGGCTGTCTGCCTCGATCGAGGATCTGGACTTCCGCCAGGGAAGAGGTGTTGACCGCTCACAGGTCATGTCCCTTGCCGGGAATCAGTGGGTGAAGAGCCATCACAACATCCTGGTGACCGGGCCGACCGGCGCCGGCAAGAGTTACCTGGCCTGTGCGCTGGCACAGAAAGCCTGCCGGGACGGTCACTCTGTTCTCTACCAGAGAGTGCCGCGGCTGCTTCAGGAGATCGCGGTATCCAGGCTCGATGGCCGCTACAACAAGATCATTGCGCCGCTAACCAAATGCGAGGTGCTGATTCTGGACGACATGCTCATCTCTCCCCTGACGCGGGAGGAACAGCGGGAACTGCTGGAGATCGTCGAGGAACGTTATGACCGCAAGGCAACCGTTATCACCAGCCAGCTGCCGGTGAGGGCCTGGCATGATGCCATGCAGGATCCGACTCTGGCTGACGCCATACTGGACAGACTGGTGCACAATGCCTACAAGCTGGAACTGAGGGGTGAATCCATGAGACGAAAACGATCCGTGCTTGACCAGAAAACAGAAACTGTGACAGAGTAA
- a CDS encoding rhodanese-like domain-containing protein: MQKLYSGFDSGKAVITYCQSGRRGSFGYFILRLMGFEDVMLYEASWMEWGNKRYYYPVETTENIVSGDTLQGTASPSAAFKRQGTTPPKSGAGAPSGGGSGSKSGYVSCGG; the protein is encoded by the coding sequence TTGCAAAAGCTCTACAGTGGCTTCGACTCCGGCAAGGCCGTTATTACCTACTGCCAATCGGGGCGCCGCGGATCATTCGGATATTTCATCCTCCGGCTCATGGGCTTCGAGGACGTGATGCTCTATGAGGCCTCGTGGATGGAGTGGGGCAATAAACGCTATTACTACCCGGTTGAAACCACGGAAAACATTGTAAGCGGCGATACCCTGCAGGGTACGGCCTCTCCGTCCGCTGCCTTCAAACGACAAGGAACTACGCCCCCGAAAAGCGGCGCAGGCGCACCATCCGGAGGCGGCAGCGGTTCCAAAAGCGGGTACGTCTCCTGCGGAGGATGA